A single genomic interval of Nonomuraea rubra harbors:
- a CDS encoding acyl-CoA dehydrogenase family protein has protein sequence MNFGFNDDQLALAATVRDVLRTHCPPGSLRSERRPAWEQLAGLGFFGLLLPEAADGLGLALVDVLPALEETGRACLPGPVVETAVVAPYLLADVPKLASGAVCVGVLPPGQAYAADADLADLLIVVRDGGARVIPRRDVRLAPRRGVDPCRPLFEVTFSRSEPLPVPVGPALARATVATAAQLVGLARELLSVTVGYARVRTQFGAPIGSFQAVKHQLADVAVAVEFAAPLVYRAALTVESDSGDRDASAAKAAAGEVATLAARVALQIHGAIGYTEELDLRFWLARAWSLSAAYGTTAAHRERLRTAITGRRP, from the coding sequence ATGAACTTCGGCTTCAACGACGATCAGCTCGCCCTGGCGGCGACCGTGCGGGACGTGCTGCGTACGCACTGCCCGCCCGGCTCGCTCCGGTCGGAGCGGCGGCCCGCCTGGGAACAGCTCGCCGGGCTGGGCTTCTTCGGGCTGCTGCTGCCCGAGGCGGCCGACGGGCTGGGGCTCGCGCTGGTGGACGTGCTGCCCGCGCTGGAGGAGACCGGGCGCGCGTGCCTGCCCGGGCCGGTCGTCGAGACCGCGGTGGTGGCGCCGTACCTGCTGGCCGACGTGCCCAAGCTGGCCTCCGGCGCGGTGTGCGTCGGCGTGCTGCCGCCGGGGCAGGCGTACGCGGCCGACGCCGACCTGGCCGACCTGCTGATCGTGGTGCGGGACGGCGGCGCGCGGGTGATCCCCCGCCGGGACGTACGGCTCGCGCCCCGGCGCGGCGTGGACCCGTGCCGGCCGCTGTTCGAGGTGACCTTCTCGCGGTCCGAGCCGCTGCCCGTCCCCGTGGGGCCTGCCCTGGCGCGGGCCACGGTGGCCACCGCCGCACAGCTCGTCGGCCTCGCCAGGGAGCTGCTCTCGGTCACCGTCGGCTACGCCCGCGTGCGCACCCAGTTCGGCGCGCCGATCGGCTCCTTCCAGGCGGTCAAGCACCAGCTCGCCGACGTGGCCGTGGCGGTGGAGTTCGCGGCGCCGCTGGTGTACCGGGCGGCCCTGACCGTGGAGTCGGACAGCGGCGACCGGGACGCCAGCGCCGCCAAGGCAGCCGCCGGCGAGGTCGCCACGCTGGCCGCCAGGGTCGCGCTGCAGATCCACGGCGCCATCGGCTACACCGAGGAGCTGGACCTGCGGTTCTGGCTCGCCCGGGCCTGGTCGCTGTCCGCCGCGTACGGCACCACCGCCGCCCACCGCGAACGCCTGCGGACCGCGATCACCGGGAGGCGCCCGTGA
- a CDS encoding CHAP domain-containing protein, translated as MTPEIQKYIELLESQLGYSEKSGSYTKFGDWYGKNVEFDADYSSAPWCDMYLSWAAHKLGYEEWIGQFAWTVAHAEWFKEQGAWGKTPKPGAFVFYDWSGSNDLDNIDHVGIVTRVEGNTIHTIEGNIDGGVAKRKERDTSKVVGYGYPERIKERLDAAAAKKKAKEQAAEVGTIQVPEESLSSMIPRSEAGRSAQTPLDAGRIQSQDPTREQSPSQGQVEGQTPGEAQGRVQDQPRNETSRSTPNGRSDSAPASDSASATATTTAPRSGSHPQAAASPAPGAIKKGKHAKPATADTEAATAEPLPSHSDASATGPLPAIDSPTLIGSALIAALALLAVAKTRRLRLSPATAGKPARPSRAKGRRRRRGPAPVTATADAAAAQRLTAVELQENADRLATSAALRSLSTSDAASDVLSSVTASDVRHRATSRDAARSGGARHRKLSLETRPFNLATDAPRHHAGDRHTGGHHAGGHAAGHPERRHAPGNHRRGTGSFTPAYDTNPYEPDFDQSRYAFTEHTAPLERITFTDETGPLERITITDSTGSVEVVLDTGPLQRFVDTGPFERIVIPGATSTFDAFSPPRRRGGDLLDSPDLAAYRGRRRRAGLAEEHPATDHLPRGRRHRRTHQQDEHHLVGGGRHRA; from the coding sequence ATGACGCCAGAGATCCAGAAGTACATCGAACTGCTCGAGAGCCAGCTCGGGTACTCGGAGAAGTCCGGGTCGTACACCAAGTTCGGCGACTGGTACGGCAAGAACGTCGAGTTCGACGCCGACTACAGCTCGGCGCCATGGTGTGACATGTACCTCTCGTGGGCCGCGCACAAGCTCGGCTACGAGGAGTGGATCGGTCAGTTCGCCTGGACGGTGGCGCACGCGGAGTGGTTCAAGGAGCAGGGGGCGTGGGGCAAGACGCCCAAGCCCGGCGCGTTCGTCTTCTACGACTGGAGCGGCTCCAACGACCTCGACAACATCGACCACGTCGGCATCGTGACGAGGGTCGAGGGCAACACGATCCACACCATCGAGGGCAACATCGACGGCGGCGTCGCCAAGCGCAAGGAACGCGACACCAGCAAGGTCGTCGGGTACGGCTACCCCGAACGCATCAAGGAACGGCTCGACGCGGCGGCCGCGAAGAAGAAGGCCAAGGAGCAGGCCGCCGAGGTTGGCACGATCCAGGTCCCCGAGGAGTCGCTCAGCTCGATGATCCCCCGGTCGGAGGCCGGACGCTCCGCCCAGACCCCCCTGGACGCGGGCCGGATCCAGTCTCAGGACCCGACCAGGGAGCAGTCTCCGTCCCAGGGGCAGGTCGAGGGCCAGACCCCGGGCGAGGCCCAGGGCCGCGTCCAGGACCAGCCCAGGAACGAGACCTCCCGCTCCACTCCCAACGGGCGTTCCGACTCCGCCCCGGCCTCCGACTCCGCTTCCGCGACCGCCACGACCACGGCGCCCCGCTCCGGCTCGCACCCGCAGGCCGCCGCCTCCCCCGCGCCCGGCGCGATCAAGAAGGGCAAGCACGCCAAGCCCGCCACGGCCGACACCGAGGCGGCCACCGCCGAGCCGCTGCCCTCCCACAGCGACGCCTCCGCCACCGGCCCGTTGCCTGCCATCGACTCCCCGACGCTGATCGGCTCGGCCCTGATCGCCGCGCTCGCGCTGCTCGCCGTGGCCAAGACCCGCCGCCTGCGGCTGAGCCCGGCCACAGCAGGCAAGCCGGCGCGCCCGTCCCGCGCCAAGGGCCGCCGCCGTCGCCGCGGACCCGCACCCGTCACGGCTACCGCCGACGCCGCGGCAGCGCAGCGCCTCACCGCGGTGGAGCTCCAGGAGAACGCCGACCGCCTCGCCACGTCGGCCGCCCTGCGCTCCCTCAGCACCTCGGACGCCGCCTCCGACGTCCTGAGCTCCGTAACCGCCTCGGACGTCCGCCACCGCGCGACCTCCAGGGACGCGGCCCGTTCAGGCGGCGCCCGGCACCGCAAGCTGTCGCTCGAGACCAGGCCGTTCAACCTGGCCACGGACGCGCCCCGGCATCACGCCGGCGACCGCCACACCGGCGGCCACCACGCCGGGGGCCACGCCGCGGGCCACCCCGAGCGCCGCCACGCCCCCGGGAACCACCGCCGCGGCACCGGCTCGTTCACCCCCGCCTACGACACCAACCCCTACGAGCCGGACTTCGACCAGAGCCGCTACGCGTTCACCGAGCACACAGCACCCCTGGAGCGCATCACCTTCACCGACGAGACCGGCCCGCTGGAGCGCATCACCATCACGGACTCGACGGGCTCGGTGGAGGTCGTCCTCGACACGGGCCCGCTGCAGCGCTTCGTGGACACCGGCCCGTTCGAGCGCATCGTCATCCCCGGCGCGACCAGCACGTTCGACGCCTTCAGCCCGCCGCGCCGCAGGGGCGGCGACCTCCTCGACTCCCCGGACCTCGCCGCCTACCGGGGCCGCCGCAGACGCGCGGGCCTCGCCGAGGAGCACCCCGCGACCGACCACCTGCCCAGGGGCCGCCGCCACCGCAGGACGCACCAGCAGGACGAGCACCACCTGGTCGGCGGAGGCCGCCACCGAGCCTGA
- a CDS encoding class I adenylate-forming enzyme family protein: MARSPYGNYGHAILTAGALRTPGRVALTYCGEQSFTYDQLNRNVNRRAHALLAAGIMPGSRVAALLNETLRVAEVYLAQAKIGAVTAALNPYWPVETLRDVVAAARCTAFVYDATVEAVVEQIRPSLPEVTTWIHVRDLEGAAEEEPPLGAFHDDPLALYFTSGTTGLPKAVVHTHASSLATAQIWLDVPRGPDSVFGTGAIIWGIGFPAIVGPALYAGMRLVLEQDWGPANFLRVVPRERVTHLSQIPSFYSALLASPDHEDVDLSSIQVIMLGGEPLTATMLDRIKARLPQAGVYSYYGQTEAPYTCMGRVDDGSIPLGSSGRARTGNAVRVTDPQGRPVADAVGEINLAGPHRMAEYDGLPDRTAEVLRGEWYVGGDLGTLSADGVLRVLGRREDSILKGGIWTQPSVIEEAAIALDGVAEAGAVGLPEGAAEQQVLLAVVPRAGHSLDASKLALALADLLPAHQRPDHIVVADELPHSQDASGGPGKLLRRKIRELLG; the protein is encoded by the coding sequence ATGGCCCGATCACCCTACGGCAACTACGGCCACGCGATCCTGACCGCCGGAGCGCTGCGCACGCCCGGCCGGGTGGCGCTGACGTACTGCGGCGAGCAGAGCTTCACCTACGACCAGCTCAACAGGAACGTCAACCGCCGCGCCCACGCCCTGCTCGCCGCCGGGATCATGCCGGGCAGCCGGGTGGCGGCGCTGCTGAACGAGACGTTGCGGGTGGCCGAGGTGTACCTGGCGCAGGCCAAGATCGGGGCGGTCACGGCGGCGCTGAACCCGTACTGGCCCGTCGAGACGCTGCGTGACGTGGTGGCGGCGGCGAGGTGCACGGCGTTCGTGTACGACGCGACCGTGGAGGCGGTGGTCGAGCAGATCAGGCCGTCGCTGCCGGAGGTGACCACCTGGATCCACGTGCGGGACCTGGAGGGAGCCGCCGAGGAGGAGCCGCCGCTGGGCGCCTTCCACGACGACCCGCTGGCGCTCTACTTCACCTCCGGGACGACCGGGCTGCCCAAGGCCGTCGTGCACACGCACGCGTCGTCGCTGGCCACGGCGCAGATCTGGCTGGACGTGCCGCGCGGGCCGGACTCGGTGTTCGGGACGGGCGCGATCATCTGGGGCATCGGCTTCCCCGCCATCGTCGGCCCCGCGCTCTACGCCGGGATGCGGCTGGTGCTGGAGCAGGACTGGGGTCCGGCGAACTTCCTGCGGGTCGTGCCCCGCGAACGGGTCACGCACCTGTCGCAGATCCCCTCGTTCTACTCGGCGCTGCTGGCCTCGCCCGACCACGAGGACGTGGATCTGTCGTCGATCCAGGTGATCATGCTGGGCGGCGAGCCGCTGACCGCGACCATGCTGGACCGGATCAAGGCCAGGCTGCCGCAGGCCGGCGTGTATTCGTACTACGGGCAGACCGAGGCGCCGTACACGTGCATGGGGCGGGTGGACGACGGCTCGATCCCGCTGGGGTCCTCGGGCCGGGCCCGTACGGGGAACGCGGTGCGCGTCACCGACCCGCAGGGGCGACCGGTGGCCGACGCGGTCGGCGAGATCAACCTGGCCGGGCCGCACCGGATGGCCGAGTACGACGGGCTGCCGGACAGGACGGCGGAGGTGCTGCGCGGCGAGTGGTACGTGGGCGGCGACCTCGGGACCCTCTCCGCCGACGGGGTGCTGCGCGTGCTCGGGCGGCGGGAGGACTCGATACTCAAGGGCGGGATCTGGACGCAGCCGTCCGTGATCGAGGAGGCGGCCATCGCGCTGGACGGGGTGGCCGAGGCGGGCGCCGTCGGGCTGCCCGAGGGGGCGGCGGAGCAGCAGGTGCTGCTGGCCGTGGTGCCCAGGGCCGGGCACTCGCTGGACGCCTCCAAGCTGGCGCTGGCCCTGGCGGACCTGCTGCCCGCGCACCAACGGCCCGACCACATCGTGGTGGCCGACGAGCTGCCGCACTCCCAGGACGCCTCCGGCGGGCCCGGCAAGCTGCTGCGCAGGAAGATCCGCGAGCTGCTCGGGTGA
- a CDS encoding TIGR03619 family F420-dependent LLM class oxidoreductase, with the protein MKFGVPLGLVHPAAWKDVAVAADELGFESVWLPEHLVFATDLSLAVYPGTSDPGIKPGTPLFDAPAYLCWLAALTTRVRLGTAVQLLALRHPFVSARAFATLDVVSSGRAICGVGAGWYRGEWEAAGVPFATRGARLDETIEVVRRLWSEPLVAHSGRFYAFPEVAFEPKPVQRRLPVLAGGESAAALRRAATLCDGWISMPHTIESIKPQLARLGAGVAVTAHAYGLASPAEVDDWAALGVERLIVRPWTRSRDAVSRLAAFAEEYGVGSTP; encoded by the coding sequence GTGAAGTTCGGCGTTCCCCTCGGCCTGGTGCATCCCGCCGCCTGGAAGGACGTGGCGGTGGCGGCCGACGAGCTGGGCTTCGAGTCGGTGTGGCTGCCCGAGCACCTGGTCTTCGCCACCGACCTGTCCCTGGCCGTCTACCCGGGCACGTCGGACCCGGGGATCAAGCCGGGGACACCGCTGTTCGACGCGCCCGCGTACCTGTGCTGGCTGGCCGCCCTCACCACCCGCGTCCGGCTCGGCACGGCCGTGCAGCTCCTCGCGCTGCGCCACCCGTTCGTCTCGGCCCGCGCGTTCGCCACCCTCGACGTGGTCTCGTCGGGGCGGGCCATCTGCGGGGTCGGCGCGGGCTGGTACCGGGGGGAGTGGGAGGCGGCCGGAGTGCCGTTCGCGACCAGGGGCGCCCGGCTGGACGAGACGATCGAGGTGGTCCGGCGGCTCTGGAGCGAGCCACTGGTCGCCCATTCCGGGCGGTTCTACGCCTTCCCCGAGGTCGCCTTCGAGCCCAAACCGGTGCAGCGGCGGCTGCCCGTGCTCGCGGGCGGCGAGTCGGCCGCGGCGCTGCGCCGGGCGGCCACGTTGTGCGACGGGTGGATCAGCATGCCGCACACGATCGAGTCGATCAAACCACAGCTCGCCAGGCTCGGGGCCGGGGTGGCGGTGACCGCGCACGCGTACGGGCTGGCCTCGCCCGCCGAGGTGGACGACTGGGCGGCGCTCGGGGTGGAGCGGCTGATCGTCCGGCCGTGGACGCGCAGCAGGGACGCGGTGTCCCGGCTGGCGGCCTTCGCCGAGGAGTACGGCGTCGGAAGCACGCCGTAG
- a CDS encoding acetate--CoA ligase family protein, giving the protein MSAREDPAAMTDGPSEHEVKALVAEAGVPVPRGVVVRGDGFGAARELAGPLVLKAFGPGLTHKSEAGGVVLGLAYEELGDAAAGMRARLEPAGFLVAGFLVEEQAGAGVELIVGLVRDPAFGPVLLAGLGGVWTEALRDTALRLCPVTEADVRGALASLRGAALLDGWRGGPPVDVDAVVKVIMAVGGAGGLWERLELGEFELNPVIAGPSGAIAVDARYLPAEAADRTLATATRATSLPPEAAVRAAGLAPEAAVRAGGFLPLFEPKAVAVVGASTSRPNFGNMFLGFYRDAGVPLVAVHPTAAEVGGVPAVPSLAHADVDYALVAVPAERCAEVVREARGVPFTQVMSGGFGEAGRQDLERELVAAARAAGTRLLGPNCMGVYCPRGRQTFVGGGMGPAGTVALISQSGGLAGEVIKVGERRGLAFSRVVTVGNAADVTPAELLRWLARDAETRAIGMYLEDPRDGRELYEALRTAGKPVVLLAGGRSGQGRRAAASHTGGLVSDRRIWEAVAEQTGATLVSGQDDLIGVLAYFQAHGTRGPGGDRAHGTGTGGGERAHGTGAGGGEQVLVVGPSGGASVLAADAFDRAGVRLDPLPSDRLDALSGLEVVATGNPLEVPVGPLGRAGLVADVIDVLAGPYRDVVAHVNVQAFFTYGNAPEPLYDYTRALAAAQAARPGVRITLVTRNGECAPAGVEDEVGRIAAAAGIPVYRTMEAAAVAVAAGGRHGAA; this is encoded by the coding sequence GTGAGCGCGCGTGAGGACCCGGCTGCCATGACCGACGGCCCGTCCGAGCACGAGGTCAAGGCGCTGGTCGCGGAGGCGGGGGTGCCGGTGCCGCGCGGGGTCGTGGTGCGCGGGGACGGCTTCGGGGCGGCCCGGGAGCTGGCCGGGCCGCTGGTGCTGAAGGCGTTCGGGCCGGGGCTGACGCACAAGTCCGAGGCCGGGGGCGTGGTGCTGGGGCTGGCGTACGAGGAGCTCGGGGACGCGGCGGCGGGGATGCGGGCCCGGCTGGAGCCCGCCGGATTCCTGGTGGCCGGGTTCCTGGTGGAGGAGCAGGCCGGAGCCGGGGTCGAGCTGATCGTGGGGCTGGTACGGGATCCGGCGTTCGGGCCGGTGCTGCTTGCCGGGCTGGGCGGGGTGTGGACGGAGGCGTTGCGCGACACGGCGCTGCGGCTCTGCCCGGTCACGGAGGCGGACGTGCGGGGCGCGCTGGCGTCCCTGCGCGGGGCCGCGCTGCTGGACGGGTGGCGCGGCGGGCCGCCGGTGGACGTGGACGCGGTGGTCAAGGTCATCATGGCGGTGGGCGGGGCCGGAGGGTTGTGGGAGCGGCTGGAGCTGGGCGAGTTCGAGCTGAACCCGGTCATCGCGGGCCCTTCGGGAGCGATCGCGGTCGACGCCCGCTACCTCCCGGCCGAAGCCGCGGACCGCACCCTGGCCACGGCGACCCGCGCGACCAGCCTCCCGCCGGAGGCGGCGGTCCGCGCGGCCGGCCTCGCACCGGAGGCGGCGGTCCGCGCGGGCGGTTTTCTGCCGCTCTTCGAGCCGAAGGCCGTGGCCGTCGTCGGGGCGTCCACGTCCCGGCCGAACTTCGGGAACATGTTCCTGGGCTTCTACCGCGACGCGGGCGTGCCGCTGGTGGCCGTGCATCCCACGGCGGCGGAGGTGGGCGGGGTGCCCGCCGTACCCTCGCTCGCGCACGCCGACGTGGACTACGCCCTGGTGGCCGTGCCCGCCGAGCGCTGTGCCGAGGTGGTGCGGGAGGCGCGCGGGGTGCCGTTCACGCAGGTGATGAGCGGCGGGTTCGGCGAGGCCGGGCGGCAGGACCTGGAGCGGGAGCTGGTCGCGGCGGCGCGGGCGGCCGGGACGCGGCTGCTCGGCCCCAACTGCATGGGCGTGTACTGCCCGAGGGGACGCCAGACGTTCGTCGGCGGCGGGATGGGCCCGGCGGGCACGGTCGCGCTGATCTCGCAGAGCGGCGGGCTGGCCGGTGAGGTGATCAAGGTCGGGGAGCGGCGGGGGCTGGCGTTCAGCCGGGTCGTCACCGTCGGGAACGCGGCCGACGTCACCCCCGCCGAGCTGCTGCGCTGGCTGGCGCGGGACGCGGAGACCCGGGCGATCGGGATGTACCTGGAGGATCCGAGGGACGGCCGCGAGCTGTACGAGGCGCTGCGGACAGCGGGCAAGCCCGTGGTGCTGCTGGCCGGCGGGCGCAGCGGGCAGGGGCGGCGGGCGGCGGCCTCGCACACCGGCGGCCTGGTGAGCGACCGGCGGATCTGGGAGGCGGTGGCCGAGCAGACCGGCGCGACGCTGGTGTCCGGGCAGGACGACCTGATCGGGGTGCTGGCCTACTTCCAGGCACACGGAACGCGCGGCCCGGGCGGGGACCGAGCACACGGAACGGGCACCGGCGGCGGGGAGCGAGCGCACGGGACAGGTGCCGGCGGCGGGGAGCAGGTGCTGGTGGTGGGGCCGAGCGGGGGTGCGAGTGTGCTGGCCGCGGACGCGTTCGACCGGGCGGGCGTGCGGCTCGATCCGCTGCCGAGCGACCGCCTGGACGCGCTGAGCGGGCTCGAGGTGGTGGCGACGGGTAATCCACTCGAGGTGCCCGTGGGGCCGCTCGGCAGGGCCGGGCTCGTGGCCGACGTGATCGACGTGCTCGCGGGCCCGTACCGGGACGTGGTGGCGCATGTGAACGTGCAGGCCTTCTTCACGTACGGGAATGCCCCCGAGCCCCTGTACGACTACACGCGCGCGCTCGCCGCGGCCCAGGCGGCGCGGCCCGGCGTGCGGATCACCCTGGTCACGAGGAACGGCGAGTGCGCCCCCGCGGGCGTCGAGGACGAGGTCGGTCGGATCGCGGCGGCGGCGGGGATCCCCGTCTACCGCACCATGGAGGCGGCCGCCGTGGCCGTCGCGGCAGGAGGACGGCATGGGGCTGCTTGA
- a CDS encoding acyl-CoA dehydrogenase family protein, with protein sequence MDLDFSPAERAFRLEVRDWLARHRPPPLPSMDTAEGFAAHRAWEAELAAARLSAVSWPEEYGGRGASLIDWLIFEEEYWAAGCPARVTQNGIFLLAPSLMRYGTPEQRERHLPRMAGGDDVWAQAWSEPEAGSDLAALTSRAEPCPGGWRLYGHKTWSSRAAFATHGFGLFRTSGARHKGLTYFMFPMAGVAVRPIAQLDGLPGFAELRFDGVFTPDSMVLGEVGEGWRIAMATTSSERGLTLRSPGRFLATADRLAELARDADPALADRAARCRIEAEAYQLHTFGTARRLMAGEELGPAASMGKIFWSELDLRMHALALDLLGDRAESWVDGFLFSLAGPIYAGTNEIQRNIVAERVLGLPR encoded by the coding sequence GTGGATCTCGACTTCTCCCCGGCCGAGCGGGCCTTCCGGCTTGAGGTTCGCGACTGGCTGGCCAGGCACAGGCCGCCGCCGCTCCCGTCCATGGACACCGCCGAGGGCTTCGCGGCGCACCGCGCCTGGGAGGCGGAGCTGGCGGCCGCGCGGCTGTCCGCCGTCTCCTGGCCCGAGGAGTACGGCGGGCGTGGCGCCTCCCTCATCGACTGGCTGATCTTCGAGGAGGAGTACTGGGCCGCCGGCTGCCCCGCCCGCGTCACCCAGAACGGCATCTTCCTGCTCGCCCCCTCCCTCATGCGGTACGGCACCCCCGAGCAGCGCGAACGCCACCTGCCCAGGATGGCCGGCGGCGACGACGTGTGGGCACAGGCCTGGTCCGAGCCCGAGGCGGGCAGCGACCTGGCCGCCCTGACCTCCCGCGCCGAGCCCTGCCCCGGCGGCTGGCGGCTGTACGGGCACAAGACGTGGAGCTCCCGGGCCGCCTTCGCCACGCACGGCTTCGGCCTCTTCCGCACCTCCGGGGCCCGGCACAAGGGGCTGACGTACTTCATGTTCCCCATGGCCGGCGTGGCCGTCCGCCCGATCGCGCAGCTCGACGGGCTGCCCGGCTTCGCCGAGCTGCGCTTCGACGGCGTGTTCACGCCGGACTCGATGGTGCTCGGCGAGGTGGGCGAGGGCTGGCGGATCGCGATGGCCACCACCTCCTCCGAGCGCGGCCTGACCCTGCGCAGCCCCGGCCGCTTCCTGGCCACCGCCGACCGGCTCGCCGAGCTGGCCCGCGACGCCGACCCCGCGCTCGCCGACCGGGCCGCCAGGTGCCGGATCGAGGCGGAGGCGTACCAGCTGCACACGTTCGGGACGGCGCGGCGGCTCATGGCGGGCGAGGAGCTCGGGCCCGCCGCCAGCATGGGGAAGATCTTCTGGTCCGAGCTCGACCTCCGCATGCACGCGCTGGCCCTGGACCTGCTGGGGGACCGCGCTGAGAGCTGGGTGGACGGGTTCCTGTTCTCGCTGGCCGGGCCCATCTACGCGGGCACGAACGAGATCCAGCGCAACATCGTCGCCGAGCGCGTCCTGGGGTTGCCGCGATGA
- a CDS encoding glucose 1-dehydrogenase: protein MGLLDGKVALITGGARGMGAAHVRLFLEEGARVVFGDVLDEEGKALAEETGATYLRHDVTSPGEWERAVGTTVEVYGKLDVLVNNAGILKFRRISEMSLDDFDRVISVNLKGTWLGVKSVIEPMKAAGRGSIVNISSIEGYVGAEGLSAYSASKFGIRGITKSAARELARFKIRVNSVHPGAINTAMALDPDIVAEVDAEAFVKSMVIKRFAKPVEVSHVVAFLASDRASYCTGSEVTVDGGLLTGAGY, encoded by the coding sequence ATGGGGCTGCTTGACGGCAAGGTGGCGCTGATCACGGGCGGGGCGCGGGGCATGGGGGCGGCGCACGTGCGCCTGTTCCTGGAGGAGGGCGCGCGGGTGGTGTTCGGGGACGTGCTGGACGAGGAGGGCAAGGCGCTGGCGGAGGAGACGGGCGCCACGTACCTGCGGCACGACGTGACGAGCCCCGGGGAGTGGGAGCGGGCCGTGGGGACGACTGTGGAGGTCTACGGCAAGCTCGACGTACTGGTCAACAACGCCGGGATCCTGAAATTTCGCCGCATCAGTGAGATGTCACTTGACGACTTCGACCGCGTGATCAGCGTGAACCTGAAGGGCACCTGGCTGGGCGTCAAGTCCGTGATCGAGCCCATGAAGGCCGCCGGTCGCGGCTCGATCGTGAACATCTCCTCCATCGAGGGCTACGTCGGCGCGGAGGGTCTGTCGGCGTACTCGGCCTCGAAGTTCGGCATCCGCGGCATCACGAAGTCGGCGGCGCGGGAGCTGGCCAGGTTCAAGATCCGGGTGAACTCGGTGCACCCCGGCGCGATCAACACCGCCATGGCGCTGGACCCGGACATCGTGGCCGAGGTGGACGCGGAGGCGTTCGTGAAGTCCATGGTCATCAAGCGGTTCGCCAAGCCCGTGGAGGTGTCGCACGTGGTGGCGTTCCTGGCCTCGGACCGGGCCAGCTACTGCACGGGCAGCGAGGTCACGGTGGACGGGGGCCTGCTGACCGGCGCAGGATACTGA